Proteins found in one Cynocephalus volans isolate mCynVol1 chromosome 18, mCynVol1.pri, whole genome shotgun sequence genomic segment:
- the LOC134366477 gene encoding left-right determination factor 2 isoform X2 codes for MWPLWLCWALWALSLAGPGMALTERQVLGSLLQQLRLSQAPVLDKAEVGELVIPAHVRAQYVALLQRSHGDRSRGKRFSQNFREVASRFLVSEAALRRHEGLSPRSAQARVTIEWLRVRDDGSNRTSLIDSRLVSLHDSGWKAFDVTEAVNFWQQLSRPRQPLLLQVSVQREQLGPRASGAHRLVRFAAQGAPGAGHGEPQLELHTLDLTHYGAQGNCDPEAPATEGTRCCRQETYIDLQGLEWAQNWVLEPPGFLAYECVGSCLQPPEPLTLKWPFLGPRQCIASEMASLPVIVSVKEGGRTRARVVSLPDMRVQKCSCASDGALVPRRLEP; via the exons ATGTGGCCCCTGTGGCTCTGCTGGGCACTCTGGGCACTGTCCCTGGCTGGCCCTGGGATGGCCCTCACCGAGAGGCAGGTCCTGGGCAGTCTGCTGCAGCAGCTGCGCCTCAGCCAGGCGCCCGTCCTGGACAAGGCCGAAGTGGGGGAACTGGTCATCCCCGCCCACGTGAGGGCCCAGTACGTGGCCCTGCTGCAGCGCAGCCACGGGGACCGCTCCCGCGGGAAGAGGTTCAGCCAGAACTTCCGAG AGGTGGCCAGCAGGTTCCTGGTGTCCGAG GCCGCGCTCCGCAGGCACGAGGGGCTGTCCCCGCGCAGCGCCCAGGCCCGAGTCACCATCGAGTGGCTGCGCGTCCGCGACGACGGCTCCAACCGCACCTCCCTCATCGACTccag GCTGGTGTCCCTGCACGACAGCGGCTGGAAGGCCTTCGACGTGACCGAGGCCGTGAACTTCTGGCAGCAGCTGAGCCGGCCCCGGCAGCCGCTGCTGCTGCAGGTGTCGGTGCAGCGGGAGCAGCTGGGCCCGCGGGCCTCGGGCGCCCACAGGCTGGTCCGCTTCGCCGCGCAGGGGGCGCCGGGCGCCGGGCACGGGGAGCCGCAGCTGGAGCTGCACACTCTGGACCTCACCCACTACGG AGCTCAGGGCAATTGTGACCCTGAGGCACCAGCGACCGAGGGCACCCGCTGCTGTCGCCAGGAGACGTACATCGACCTGCAGGGGCTGGAGTGGGCACAAAACTGGGTCCTGGAGCCCCCGGGCTTCCTGGCCTACGAGTGTGTGGGAAGCTGCCTGCAGCCCCCAGAGCCCCTGACCCTCAAGTGGCCGTTTCTGGGGCCGCGGCAGTGCATCGCCTCAGAGATGGCCTCGCTGCCCGTGATCGTCAGCGTCAAGGAGGGAGGCAGGACCAGGGCCCGGGTGGTCAGTCTGCCCGACATGAGGGTGCAGAAGTGCAGCTGTGCCTCAGACGGGGCGCTCGTGCCAAGGAGGCTCGAGCCGTAG
- the LOC134366477 gene encoding left-right determination factor 2 isoform X1 — translation MWPLWLCWALWALSLAGPGMALTERQVLGSLLQQLRLSQAPVLDKAEVGELVIPAHVRAQYVALLQRSHGDRSRGKRFSQNFREVASRFLVSEADTHLLVFGMEQRLPPNSELVQAVLRLFQEPVPKAALRRHEGLSPRSAQARVTIEWLRVRDDGSNRTSLIDSRLVSLHDSGWKAFDVTEAVNFWQQLSRPRQPLLLQVSVQREQLGPRASGAHRLVRFAAQGAPGAGHGEPQLELHTLDLTHYGAQGNCDPEAPATEGTRCCRQETYIDLQGLEWAQNWVLEPPGFLAYECVGSCLQPPEPLTLKWPFLGPRQCIASEMASLPVIVSVKEGGRTRARVVSLPDMRVQKCSCASDGALVPRRLEP, via the exons ATGTGGCCCCTGTGGCTCTGCTGGGCACTCTGGGCACTGTCCCTGGCTGGCCCTGGGATGGCCCTCACCGAGAGGCAGGTCCTGGGCAGTCTGCTGCAGCAGCTGCGCCTCAGCCAGGCGCCCGTCCTGGACAAGGCCGAAGTGGGGGAACTGGTCATCCCCGCCCACGTGAGGGCCCAGTACGTGGCCCTGCTGCAGCGCAGCCACGGGGACCGCTCCCGCGGGAAGAGGTTCAGCCAGAACTTCCGAG AGGTGGCCAGCAGGTTCCTGGTGTCCGAGGCCGACACGCACCTGCTGGTGTTCGGCATGGAGCAGCGGCTGCCGCCCAACAGCGAGCTGGTGCAGGCCGTGCTGCGGCTCTTCCAGGAGCCGGTCCCCAAGGCCGCGCTCCGCAGGCACGAGGGGCTGTCCCCGCGCAGCGCCCAGGCCCGAGTCACCATCGAGTGGCTGCGCGTCCGCGACGACGGCTCCAACCGCACCTCCCTCATCGACTccag GCTGGTGTCCCTGCACGACAGCGGCTGGAAGGCCTTCGACGTGACCGAGGCCGTGAACTTCTGGCAGCAGCTGAGCCGGCCCCGGCAGCCGCTGCTGCTGCAGGTGTCGGTGCAGCGGGAGCAGCTGGGCCCGCGGGCCTCGGGCGCCCACAGGCTGGTCCGCTTCGCCGCGCAGGGGGCGCCGGGCGCCGGGCACGGGGAGCCGCAGCTGGAGCTGCACACTCTGGACCTCACCCACTACGG AGCTCAGGGCAATTGTGACCCTGAGGCACCAGCGACCGAGGGCACCCGCTGCTGTCGCCAGGAGACGTACATCGACCTGCAGGGGCTGGAGTGGGCACAAAACTGGGTCCTGGAGCCCCCGGGCTTCCTGGCCTACGAGTGTGTGGGAAGCTGCCTGCAGCCCCCAGAGCCCCTGACCCTCAAGTGGCCGTTTCTGGGGCCGCGGCAGTGCATCGCCTCAGAGATGGCCTCGCTGCCCGTGATCGTCAGCGTCAAGGAGGGAGGCAGGACCAGGGCCCGGGTGGTCAGTCTGCCCGACATGAGGGTGCAGAAGTGCAGCTGTGCCTCAGACGGGGCGCTCGTGCCAAGGAGGCTCGAGCCGTAG